In the genome of Nonomuraea sp. NBC_00507, the window TCGACATGCATGAGTATCTGCGTCCCCTGGACAAGCCGAACGAAGTGCACAACAGCTTCCACCTGTGGTACAAGAAACCCGGATCGCAGCCCGGACCTCCCGCCGACTCGCACACGTCCCTGGCCAACGTCGACTGGCTCAGCCGATCGAACCTGGACGCGGGCTACCACGTCTATGGGCTTGAGCGTAGAAAGAAGGGCACCGGGTCGGGCCGCCCGGGCGGGTTCGTCAGGTTCTACCTCGACGGTGTGCCCCACTGGACCTACGGCGCGACGTTCATACCCGAGTTGGTGACCCAGCCGCGGCCGCTCATCTTCAACGTGAACGGAAACGCCGGCATACCGGTGGACTCACACCTGCCGGCCAGCATGCAGGTCGACTGGGTGCGCGTATACAACCTGACCGAGCAATAGACCCTCTCTTCAAGACTGAGCGCGGTTCCGGTCTCTGACGAACGGAAAGCGACTGCTGATCGTGCTCGACAACGCCCTGGACACCGCACAGGTACGGCCGTTACTGCCGGCCGGCCCCCGGCTGCGGCGTGCTGATAACCAGCCGCAGGATGCCCGCGTCCCTCGATGGTGCCCACCAGGGGCGTCAGAGCCGGCTTCGCCGTCGGCTACCACGGTCTTGATCACGACCACCGGCACCTGTTCCGTCTCATCGCTCTACTGGACGGGAGCGACATCGATGCGCCCGTCGCCGCCGCCCTCGCCGACGTTCCCCAGTGGCGAGCCGAGGCCCTTCTCGACGAACTCTGCGAGGCCCGGCTCACCGAGTCACACACCCCAGGCCGTCACCGGATGCACGACCTGCTCCGCCTGTTCGCCAGGGAACGCGCCCTGGAAGAAGACGCCGAGGCGGAGCGTCGCCAAGCCATACGGCGTGGCCTGCACTGTTACCTCGCCACTGCGCGGGCCGCCGCGCGTCTGGCCAACTCGCGTCATCCGTGGCGTCTGGACCTCAACCGGGGCGACGGGCCCACGCTGACGGTCGTACTGGCCGCCGCTCTGTACTCCGTGCTGACCGTGCGGGGCCGCTGGACGGAGGTACGGGTGATCGGCGAGCGGGCGGTCAACGCCGCGGCCAGCACCGGCCACTCGCTCCACCAGGCGGTCGCCCACCAGATGCTCGGCGACGCGAATTCCAATCTGGGTCTGCAGACCGAGGCGATCGCGCACATGTGCCAGGCTCTCCTCGCCTTCCGATCGCTTGACGACACGCGTTCGGAGTCGGCTCAGCTGGGCAGGATCGCGATCGCCTACGCGCGGTCGCACCGATTCGAGGAAGCCATCGACCGCTTCCACGAAGCCCTCGCGCTCGATCGAGGGCAGGGTGACCGGATGGGCGAGGGAATGAATCTCACCAACCTGGGGGTCGTGTTCCGGCGCTGGGCAACCTCGCCGAAGCACTCCGTCTCGCGGGACACACCCAGTGGGCGCTCACGCGCCTCCAGCAGGCCCTGCGGGTGACCCACGAGCTTGGCAACCTGGGCACCTACGACGAGGCGGAAGTCAAATGGAGCCTCGGACGCGCCTGTGCCGACCTCGGCAAGACCGAGGAGGCCCGCTCCTGGTGGCGCGAATCGGCCGCCATTCTGCACAACCTCTCGCTGATCAGCGCGGCGGAGAAGCTGGATATCGAGACCAGCGTGGCCCCGCGGACGCCCGAGATCATCCTCCGAAACATGTGAGCACACCCACGTCGAAGCGGGAGAAGAGGCGAGGCCCGCGTGGCAGGACGGTGAATCAGGTCACCGGCCGAAGGCGCGAAGGGCCGCCCGGGTGGCAAGCAGGGCCGGGCCGCTGTAGGCGAAGAACGGCAGCGCGGCCGGCAAGACGACGGCCATACCCACCACCAGCAGCGCCTGGGCCACCAGCAGCGCCAGGGTGATCACGGGCTGCCGCCACGCGGCCAGCACGGTCGTCCGCCACGCGGCGACCGGTCCCAGGCCGACGTGGCAGAGCACCGCCGGCAGATACGAGAGCGTGGCGAGATAGGCCGCGGAGAGGATCGCCAGGGACACCGCCGCCGCCCGGAACTCGAGCGCCGCCTGGCTCGCCGCCGTCACCAGGTAGAAGCCGAGTACGAAGACGGTGGCGAGCGGTACGCCCAGACTGAGCTGAGCAGGGAGGAACCAGTCGCGCCACTGTCGCCAGAAGCCATGCCAGGGGCGTGGCCGGTTTCCGCGGCAGTACTCCAGCAGCAGCCAGGACCCCGCGACCGTAGCGGGGGCCAGGCCGGCGATCACCAGCCCGGCCAGCACACCCGCGATCCACAGGAAGTTGACCACCGCGAGCCGGTAGGCCCAGTCGAGCATCTGGTACAGCCGCCCGAACCGGCCGCCGATCTCGATTTCGCCCGCCATTACAACCCGCGACGGCAGAGTGAGGAGTCTACGGCGGCGAAGTCGATCTCATGAACATAGTCCTCCGCGTCGTCCGCGGGCGCATAGCCGATCTCGCGGCGAGCCGTGTCGAGGTCCCACCGGCCGCGGGCGTTGGCCGAGACGCCGTAGTAGACACCGAACCTCTGGTCGCTGCGCAGCGCCGCCGCGACGAGCCTGCCCAGGTCACCGGGGCTCAGCCACTCGACCAGGGCGCGAGGCAGGTGCGGGCGTGGCCGGGTCCAGCCCAGACGCAGGCAGGTGACCGCGATGTCGTACGTGTCGGCGTAGTGGCTCCCGATGGCCTCCACCGCCGCTTTGCTCGCGCCGTACAGGCAGCACGGGCGGGGCGGCCACGACGCCCGCACCGGCACGATGCCGTCCAGATCGTAGCCGCCGGAGGCGTGGATTGAACTGGCGTAGACGAAGGTGCCCACTCCGGCGCGTCTGGCCGCCTCGAACATCGTGACGGACAGGTCGACATTGACCGTTCGCAGGATGTCCCAGGACGCGTCGGGCGACGCGTGCCCCGCCAGGTGGACGATCGCGTCGGCCTCCGACACGGCCGCGGCGGCGAACTCGGGGTCGGCGAGATCGCCCACCAGGACGTCCTCGCCCGGCCTGCAGTCGACGAGTCGCAGGTCGAATGTCTCTCCGAGGCCGGCGCGCAGCAGCGTGGCGACGCGCCCCGAGCCTCCGGTGACGACGACGCACGGCCTGCGGCCCTCTTGGCGGTCGTCCATGGGTGCCCCCTCTCAGCCTTTGACGGCGCCGGCGAGGCCGGAGACGAAGAAGCGCTGGAGCCAGAGGAACACCACGATGATCGGCAGGATGGTCAGTACGGCCGCCGCGGCCAGGCCGGGCCAGTCGGTGCTGAACTCGCCGAAGAACGCGTAGATGCCGACGCCGAGAGTGCGCAGCTCCGGATTGGTGAGGGTGAACACCAGCGGGACCAGGAAGGCGTTCCACGAGGATATGAAGTTGAAGATGGCCACGGTGCCGATGACGGGCTTGGCGAGCGGCAGCATGATGCGCGCGTAGATGCGGGGATGGCCGGCACCGTCGATCAGCGCGGCCTCTTCGAGCTCGTTCGGGATCCCTGCGAAGAAGCCCATGAACAGCAGGATCGCGACCACATGGGCGGGCCCGGCCTCGGCGAGGATCACCCCGGCCAGGCTGTTGTCCAGTCCGAGGGCGTCGACCACGAGGAAGATCGGGATGATGGTGGAGATCTTGGGGATGAACATGGTCGCCACCAGCACCACCACGAGGACCTTCTTGCCGGGCAGGTGGCCGCGGCCGAGGCCGTAGCCGGCCAGCGACGAGATCACGATGACCGAGAGCACCACGGTGAAGGTCACGATGACGCTGTTGAGCATGTATTGGCCGAAGCTGGCCGCGTCCCAGGCGCGCGCGAAGTTGTCCAGATTGACCTGGTCGGGGAGGAGATCGAGGCCGCCGAGAAACATCTCCGACTGGCTCTTGAACGCGGCCGAGACCATCCACAGGAACGGGTAGATCCAGATCGCAGCGAGCGGGATCAGCGCGAGGTGAAGGGCCCATCGCCCCAGCCGCCGCCTTCGGCGGGGGCCGGGGCTCCCCGCTGGGGCGCTGCCTTGGGCCGGCGCGCCGGCTCCGGTGCGGAGCCTGTCGTTGGTTCTGGTGGCGGCCATCGAAGCGGTCACCTCCTCGGTATCGGCCCGCGCGGGGCCGTGGGTCCGGTCGTGGTTCATCGGCTGTCTCTGACGCGACGGGTGACGAGGTACTGCAAGGCGGCGGCCAGCGCCACCACGACGCCGAACATCAGCGCGATCGCGGAGGCGAAGCCGTAACGCGGGGCGAACTGCGCGGGATCGAACGCGGTGCGGTAGATGTAGGTCTGCACGATCTCGGAGGCTCCGCCCGGCCCGCCGGCGGTCATGGTCTGCACGATGTCGAAGGCGTTGAAGCTCTGGATGGTGGTCAGCAGCACGATGACGACCCCTAGCGGAATCAGCGTCGGCACCGTCACATGCCGGAAGGACCCCCACCGGGAGGCGCCGTCTACCTTGGCCGCCTCCAGCAGCTCGCGCGGCACGGTCTGCAACGCAGCGAGCCAGTAAACCAGGGTGACCCCGAACACCTTCCACAGGTCCACGGCGATCACCGTGGGCAGGGCCAGGCTCTCCGAGCCGAGAAAGTTGATCGGCTCGTCCACCACGCCCGGCTCGGTCAGGGCCGCGTTCACCGGTCCGTCCACAGGGGACAGCAAGATCAGGAAGACCACGCCGACCACCGCCGTCGTCGACACCACGGGCAGGAAGAACAGCATCCTGTACACGTTGCGCCCGCCCAGCGCCCGGTTGTTCAGCACCATCGCCAGCCCGAGGGCCAGCGGAAGCTGAATGAGCAGGGCGGCGGCGGTGAAGGCGAAGGTGTTGCGGAACGACTGCCCGAACGCCGGATCGCCGATGGCCTCGACGTAGTTGTCCCACCCGACGAAGTCGGTGAGCGGGCCGAACCCGTCCCAGTTGTAGAACGAGTAGAAAACCGTCGCCACGATCGGCCACAGCTCGAACACCAGGAACAGCGCGAGCATCGGGACGAGGAAGGCGTAGTGCCATCGGTGCTTCCTGATCCGCGCCCACAGGCCGCCCTCCGCCAGTGCCGCATGCCTGGCGGATGCGACGCCTAGCACGCCCACGATCAATCTCCCTTCTCGCTGGTGGGGCGCGGTATGCGGGTCACGCGCAGTTCGTGCGAGCCGTCGGCACGGGTCATCTCGTAGTACAGCCACCACTGCTCGCCCACGGGGACGACGTCCATGTAGCGGATAGAGCCGGTGTTCGTGCCCGAGGTCACCCACGGTCCTGCGGGTGTCAGGCGCTGCCAGTCGATCAGGTTGAACGAAAGCGCCAGGCCGGTGCGCTCCTCGTAGTTCTCCGCAGGGCCGGAGGATCCGTCGTAGAAACCCAGGTAGCCGCCGCCGGGCAGCGCCGCGAAGGAGTTGAGCCTGGCCTGGTACCGATCCCACCCGTGGCCGGTCTCCAGCACGGGGCCGCGCCAGTCGAAGGTGCGGCCGTCGAGGCCGATCGCCAGGCCGGTGGGGCAACTCGTGCCGCCGACGTTGTAGATGT includes:
- a CDS encoding YesL family protein, producing the protein MAGEIEIGGRFGRLYQMLDWAYRLAVVNFLWIAGVLAGLVIAGLAPATVAGSWLLLEYCRGNRPRPWHGFWRQWRDWFLPAQLSLGVPLATVFVLGFYLVTAASQAALEFRAAAVSLAILSAAYLATLSYLPAVLCHVGLGPVAAWRTTVLAAWRQPVITLALLVAQALLVVGMAVVLPAALPFFAYSGPALLATRAALRAFGR
- a CDS encoding NAD-dependent epimerase/dehydratase family protein — its product is MDDRQEGRRPCVVVTGGSGRVATLLRAGLGETFDLRLVDCRPGEDVLVGDLADPEFAAAAVSEADAIVHLAGHASPDASWDILRTVNVDLSVTMFEAARRAGVGTFVYASSIHASGGYDLDGIVPVRASWPPRPCCLYGASKAAVEAIGSHYADTYDIAVTCLRLGWTRPRPHLPRALVEWLSPGDLGRLVAAALRSDQRFGVYYGVSANARGRWDLDTARREIGYAPADDAEDYVHEIDFAAVDSSLCRRGL
- a CDS encoding carbohydrate ABC transporter permease, which encodes MNHDRTHGPARADTEEVTASMAATRTNDRLRTGAGAPAQGSAPAGSPGPRRRRRLGRWALHLALIPLAAIWIYPFLWMVSAAFKSQSEMFLGGLDLLPDQVNLDNFARAWDAASFGQYMLNSVIVTFTVVLSVIVISSLAGYGLGRGHLPGKKVLVVVLVATMFIPKISTIIPIFLVVDALGLDNSLAGVILAEAGPAHVVAILLFMGFFAGIPNELEEAALIDGAGHPRIYARIMLPLAKPVIGTVAIFNFISSWNAFLVPLVFTLTNPELRTLGVGIYAFFGEFSTDWPGLAAAAVLTILPIIVVFLWLQRFFVSGLAGAVKG
- a CDS encoding carbohydrate ABC transporter permease — encoded protein: MGVLGVASARHAALAEGGLWARIRKHRWHYAFLVPMLALFLVFELWPIVATVFYSFYNWDGFGPLTDFVGWDNYVEAIGDPAFGQSFRNTFAFTAAALLIQLPLALGLAMVLNNRALGGRNVYRMLFFLPVVSTTAVVGVVFLILLSPVDGPVNAALTEPGVVDEPINFLGSESLALPTVIAVDLWKVFGVTLVYWLAALQTVPRELLEAAKVDGASRWGSFRHVTVPTLIPLGVVIVLLTTIQSFNAFDIVQTMTAGGPGGASEIVQTYIYRTAFDPAQFAPRYGFASAIALMFGVVVALAAALQYLVTRRVRDSR